GTCACCTGTGCAGCTTTTCACACTGCCAAACCAGCGACTCCCTCAGGCCTAATCAGAATCTCTAGGTGTGAGGAAAAGGCTGCCTAGGTGTTTCTGATATGTGTTTGTGGTTTAAAAATCGCTGCAGCAGTGGTTCTGTCTTAGCTGTATATTATGAATCACATAAAgagctttacaaaaaaaaaaaaaaactcaagtccAGGTGGCAGACCAGCTAGGTCAGAATCTAGGTGGGTGGGACCCAGGCTTCAGTATTTTTTAAGActgcccaggtgattctaatctGCAGCCAACACTGAGCACCACTGGCTGTTCTGATTTCCTTGAACAGTATCAGTCATACAGCTGGTCTTTGGGAATGGATGttctgtagttttttctttttttttttttttgcggtacgcgggcctctcactgttgtggcctctcccgttgcggagcacaggctccggacgcgcaggctcagtggctatggcccacgggcccagccgctctgcggcatgtgggatcttcccagccgctctgcggcatgtgggatcttcccggaccggggcacgaacccttgtcccctgcatcggcaggcggactctcaaccactgcgccaccagggaagccctgtagtggttgtttttttttttttttacatctttattggagtataattgccctgtagtatttttaatgtttaaaacaaaaattagtcaCAGAACTTGTGTTTTCTCACGTGTTCATTTTAGCCACTGCTCTAGTGTGGAATAGGCAAAACATCATTCACATCACAGCTCCTCAAAAACAGGGAGTTGAAAAAAATCATCAGTCTCCCTCTTTGCATTCTCAGTTGACCTGTGTAATAGATTCTTGCAACATTTTCCCCAGGCACTTCGTGTACGATCATGTGTTTGCCGAGAAGATCACTGCCTTACAGCAGAGCCCTGATGAAGAAGAAAACGAGCATTTGAAGAAAACAGTGACAATGCTGCAGGCCCAGCTGAGCCTGGAGCGGCAGAAGCGGGCGACCGTGGAGGAGGAGTACGGGCTGGTGCTGAAGGAGAACAGCGAACTGGAGCAGCAGCTGGGGGCCGCGGAGGCCTACCGAACCCGTGTGCTGGAGCTGCAGGCCGACGTGGCGGAGATGCGGCAGATGTTGCAGTCGGAGCGCCCTTTTGTGAATGGGGTTGAGAAGCTGGTGCCAGACTCTCTGTTTGTCCCTGTCAAGGAGCCCAGCCAGAGCCTGCTGGAGGAGATGCTCCTGACCATGCCCGAAGCTCACAGAAAGCCTCTCAAGCGCAGCAGCAGCGAGACGGTGCTGAGCAGCCTGGCGGGTGGCGACATTGTGAAGGGCCACGAGGAGACCTGCATCCGGAGGGCCAAGGCCGTGAAGCAGAGGGGCATCTCCCTCCTGCACGAGGTGGACATGCAGTACAGCACCCTCAAGGTGAAGTACGAGGAGCTGCTGAGGAAGTGCCAGCAGGAGGAGGACTCCCTGGCCCACAAGGCTGTGCAGACCTCCAGGGCCAAGGACCCGGCCGCAGTGAACGCCCAGCCCGAGCCTGGCACCCTTGGCTGGGAACCGGCCTCGGTCACCCCAGAGCCCATCAGTTGCCCCACCACCTCGACACCACCAGAATACAAAGTGCTTTTTAAGGAGATCTTTAGTTGCATCAAGAAAACCAAACAGGAAATAGACGAACAGAGAACAAAATACcgatctctctcttctcattcctaAGTGAACCGCCAGCTCCACCACTAATTGGCCTGTTTCCTAtcacctctctctcccactcACACAAGTGTGTGTAGACCCCAAACCTGATACTGCTCCTGACGTCTGCCTCATTGCTTTGCTTACTTAGCAAATGCATACAGCGAGGGAGGAAGGTGGGTACCGGTGGCAGTTGTATAATCGAGTTCCATTTAAGCTCCTCAGTAAATCCCATGACAAACTGGCCTCTGGCTGGCGTGACAATTAGGTTGCGATTCCTTGAAAAACCCCAGGACCAGTGGAGGGAAAATATGTGCTCCTGGAGAAGTAGGCCTGGAGTAACTGTAGTATAtagtgtgcatgtatatgtgtgtgtgtgtgtgtgtgtgtatatatatatatatatgtagtgtaTATTATATAGGGGAAAGGGCAGAGCTGAAACAAAGCTAAGGCAATTCCTACTGCCTCCTTGCTTAACTTCTCAAAACTATGTAGAAGTCAGATGGCTGCCAAGGGAAAATCTCTTTCGCAAACGCTGTTGGATACTGTGAATTCATTAAGAAGAATGTTCAGGAGAAAGCAGGGGTCTAATCCAAAATACGTGGCATTAACAAACACTCCAAGCCTTTGAGTTGGTTACATGGGCTACCGGTTGAACTGTGACTGACAGGCAACCCTAATAACATTTTAGTCTAACTGAATACCAAACTAAAAGGGCAGGCTCTGGTTGGCCCAGTTAGCTTGTTAGAGCCCTGGAGGGCCTCTTCCccacattcaaatatttttactcaAAGCTGTAGTGGTTAGGATAGGCAAatcattcttttcttaaattcaggCTGAAGGGGCGCGATGAACCCCTACCCGCACTGTGCCGTCTGAGCTGGCCAGCCTGCCAGCCTCAGGCTGCTCTCCTCACTTCCTGCCATTCCTGTAAACGTTTGTGACTTGCTGCAGAAATTCCTATCTGCCACTTTATTAAACAGTGTTGATGTCCTGACTGGAAATAACACTCATCCTCTCACTTGCATACTTTTgcatacttttaatttaaaactatttaagaGAACTGAGGTCCCATTTATtgtgtatatttttctaaaaaccaaataaaactacCTATGAAAATGAACAGATGGATCAATTGCTTGTTATTTTAAGCTTAAGCCTTTTCGCTGTTATTACCAACTTTTCTTCTTCCAACAAATCTCTCTGGGAAGaactgagtgatttttttttccatttccattttttcccattccttgGAATTGTGTAATAGCACAAATTCTGTTCATACtgataaatgttcattaaaattactatatgatttaaaaacattttcaaatttatatgctGTATATAATTTTCACTATTTTAGAAATGTCAGGCTTGCTTCTGAATTAATAGCATTTGACTAGGTAATTCTCAAAACATTTGATCATTCAGTCATAGGAAAGACATTTTACAGTATTCAGATGTTAAAATGAGCATTGAATCTAATTTTGCTCAATGGCAAAACTGGATTAATggggtaaaacattattttttcaaacagtACAAAGAGATTGTAAAGTAAGTTGTCTCATCTTCCCTGACCTCCCAACCTTTCTTCCCAGAATCAACTGGTTACCAGTTCGTCGGTATATCCTTACAAGTGTGCTCATTAtcatcccttttttctttttttctggctgcgttgggtcttagttgctgcgcgtgggcttttctctagttgtggcgagcaggagcgggggctactattcgttgcggtgcgcgggcttctcgttgcggtggcttctcttgttgcggagcatgggctctaggcacacgggcttcagtagttgtggctcgcgagctcagtagttgtggctcgggctcagtagtcgtggtgcatgggcttagttgctccgcagcctgtgggattttcctggaccagggatggaacccacgttcccctgcattggcaggcagattcttttttttttttaatatatataatacgttcccatatttcttcccgcctgcgtctccctccctcccaccctccctatcccacccctccaggcggtcacaaaacaccgagctgatctccctgtgctatgcggctgcttcccactagctatctaccttacgtttggtagtgtatatatgtccatgcctctctctcgctttgtcaccgcttccccctccccatagcctcaagtccattctctagtaagtctgtgtctttattcctgtttcacccctaggtttttcatgacatttttttccttaaattccatatatatgtgttagcatacggtatttgtctctctctttctgacttacttcactctgtatgacagactctaggtctatccacctcattacaaatagctcaatttcctttctttttatggctgagtaatattccattgtatatatgtaccacatcttctttatccattcatccgatgatggacacttaggttgtttccatctctgggctattgtaaatagagctgcaatgaacattttggtacatgactctttttgaattatggttttctcagggtatacgcccagtagtgggattgctgggtcatatggtagttctatttgtagttttttaaggaacctccgtactgttctccacagtggctgtatcaatttacattcccaccaacagtgtaagagggttcccttttctccacaccctctccagcatttattgtttctagattttttgatgatggccattctgactggtgtgagatgatatctcattgtagttttgatttgcatttctctaatgattagtgatgttcagcattctttcatgtgtttgttggcactctgtatatcttctttggagaaatgtctatttaggtcttctgcccatttttggattgggttgtttgtttttttgttattaagctgcatgagctgcttataaattttggagattaatcctttgtcagttgcttcatttgcaaatattttctcccattctgatggttgtcttttggtcttccttatggtttcctttgctgcgcaaaagcttttaagtttcattaggtcccatttgtttacttttgtttttatttccatttctctaggaggtgggtcaaaaaggaccttgctgtgatttatgtcatagagtgtcctgcccatgttttcctctaagagtttgatagtttctggccttacatttaggtctttaatccattttgagcttatttttgtgtatggtgttagggagtgatctaatctcatacttttacatgtagctgtccagttttcccagcaccacttattgaataggctatcctttctccactgtacattcctgcctcctttgtcaaagataaggtgaccatatgtgcgtgggtttatctctgggctttctatcctgttccattgatctatatttctgtttttgtgccagtaccatactgtcttgattactgtagctttgtagtatagtctgaagtccagaagcctgattcctccagctccgtttttcgttctcaagattgctttggctatttggggtcttttgtgtttccatacaaattgtgaaattttttgttctagttctgtgaaaaatgccagtggtaatttgatagggattgcattgaatctgtagattgctttgggtagtatagtcattttcacaatgttgattctgccaatccaagaacatggtatatctctccatctatttgtatcatctttaatttctttcatagtgtcttataattttctgcatacaggtcttttgtctccttaggtaggtttattcctagatattttattctttttgttgcaatggtaaatgggagtgttttcttgatttcactttcagatttttcatccttagtgtataggaatgccagagatttttgtgcattaattttgtaccctgctactttaccaaattcattgattagctctagtagttttctggtagcatctttaggattctctatgtatagtgtcatgtcatctgcaaagagtgacagctttacttcttcttttcctatttggattccttttatttccttttcttctctgattgctgtcgctaaaacttccaaaactatgttgaataagagtggtgagagtgggcaaccttgtgttgttcctgatcttagtggaaatgctttcagtttttcaccattgaggacgatgttggctgtgggtttgtcatatatgtcctttattatgttgaggaaagttccctctatgcctactttctgcagggtttttatcataaatgggtgttgaattttgtcaaaagctttctctgcatctattgagatgatcatatggtttttctcctttaatttgttaatgtggtgtatcacgttgattgatttgcatatattgaagaatccttgcattcctggaataaaccttacttgatcatggtgtatgatccgtttaatgtgctgttggattctgtttgctagtattttgttgaggatttttgcctctatgttcatcagtgatattggcctgtagttttctttctttgtgacatccttgtctggttttggtatcagggtgatggtggcctcatagaaggaatttgggagtgttcctccctctgctatattttggaagagtttgagaagcataggtgttagctcttctctaaatgtttgatagcattcgcctgtgaagccatctggtcctgggcttttgtttgttggaagatttttaatcacagtttcaatttcagtgcttgtgattggtctgttcatattttctatttcttcctgattcagtcttggcaggttgtgcctttctaagaatttgtccatttcttccaggttgtccattttattggcatagagttgcttgtagtaatctctcatgatcttttgtatttctgcagtgtcagttgttacttctcctttttcatttctaattctattgatttgagtcttctccctttttttcttgatgagtctggctaatggtttatcaattttgtttatcctttcaaagaaccagcttttagttttattgatctttgctatcgtttccttcatttctttttcatttatttctgatctgatttttatgatttctttccttctgctaacttcggggtttttttgttcttctttctctaattgctttaggtgcaaggttaggttgtttattcgagatgtttcctgtttcttaaggtaggattgtattgctataaacttccctcttagaactgcttttgctgcatcccatagattttgagtcgtcgtgtctccattgtcatttgtttctaggtattttttgatttcctctttgatttcttcagtgatcacttcgttattaagtagtgtattgtttagcctccatgtgtttgtattttttacagatcttttcctgtaattgatatctagtctcatagcgttgtggtcggaaaagatacttgatacaatttcaattttcttaaatttaccaaggcttgatttgtgacccaagatatgatctatcctggagaatgttccatgagcacttgagaaaaatgtgtattctgttgtttttggatggaatgtcctataaatatcaattaactctatctcgtttaatgtatcatttaaagcttgtgtttccttatttattttcattttggatgatctgtccattggtgaaagtggggtgttaaagtcccctactatgaatgtgttactgtcgatttccccttttatggctgtcagtatttgccttatgtattgaggtgctcctatgttgggtgcataaatatttacaattgttatatcttcttcttggatcgatcccttgatcattatgtagtgtccttctttgtctcttctaatagtctttgttttaaagtctattttgtctgatatgagaattgctactccagctttcttttggtttccatttgcatgaaacacctttttccatccccttactttcagtctgtatgtgtctctaggtctgaagtgggtctcttgtagacagcaaatatatgcgtcttgtttttgtatccattcagccaatctgtgtcttttggtgggagcatttagtccatttacatttaaggtaattatcgatatgtgtgttcccattcccattttcttaattgttttgggttcgttattgtaggtctttcccttcttttgtgtttcttgcctagagaagtgcctttagcagttgttgtagagctggtttggtggtgctgaactctctcagcttttgcttgtctgtaaaggttttaatttctccatcaaatctgaatgagatccttgctgggtagagtaatcttggttgcaggtttttctccttcaacactttcaatatgtcctgccagtcccttctggcttgcagagtttctgctgaaagatcagctgttaaccttatggggattcccttgtgtgttatttgttgtttttcccttgctgcttttaatatgttttctttgtatttaatttttgacagtttgattaatatgtgtcttggcgtatttctccttggatttatcctgtatgggactctctgtgcttcctggacttgattaactatttcctttcccatattagggaagttttcaactataatctcttcaaatattttctcagtccctttctttttctcttcttcttctggaacccctataattcgaatgttggtgcgtttaatgttgtcccagaggtctctgagactgtcctcagtccttttcattcttttttctttattctgctctgcagtagttatttccactattttatcttccaggtcacttatccgttcttctgcctcagttattctgctattgatcccatctagagtatttttcatttcatttattgtgttgttcatcattgtttgtttcatctttagttcttctaggtccttgttaactgattcttgcattttgtctattctatttccaagattttggatcatctttactatcattattctgaattctttttcaggtatactgcctatttcctcttcatttgttaggtctggtgggtttttatcttgctccttcatctgctgtgtgtttttctgtcttttcattttgcttatcttactgtgtttggggtctcctttttgcaggctgaaggttcgtagttcctgttgttttttgtgtctgtccccagtggctaaggttggttcagtgggttgtgtaggcttcctggtggagggtactagtgcctgtgttctggtggatgaggctggatcttgtctttctggtgggcaggtccacgtctggtggtgtgttttggggtgtctgtagacttattatgattttgggcagcctctctgctactgggtggggttgtgttcctgtcttgctagttgtttggcataggatgtccagcactgtagcttgctggtcgttgagtgaagctgggtgctggcatcgagatggagatctctgggagattttcgctgtttgatattatgtgcagctgggaggcctcttgtggaccagtgtcctgaagttggctctcccacctcagaggcacagctctgactcctggctgcagcaccaagagcctttcatccacagggctccttaatttgggatgattcattgtctattcaggtatgccacagatgcagggtacatcaagttgactgtggagctttaatccgctgcttctgaggctgctgggagagatttccctttctcttctttgttctcacagctcccaggggctcatctttggatttggccccgcctgtgcgtgtaggtcgccggagggcgtctgttctttgctcagacaggacggggttaaaggagccgctgattcggaggctctggctcactcatgccgggggtgggggggtagggagggtcacagAGCGTGGGGCGTGATGTtgctagcctgaggcgcgccgtgcgttctcccggggcagttgtccctggatcccgggacccttgcagtggcgggctgcacaggctccccggaagggggtgtggatagtgacctgtgttcgcacacaggcttcttggtggcggcagcagcggccttagcgtctcatgtctgtctctgggctccgcacttttagccgcggctcgcgcccgtctctggagctctcttaagcagcgttcttaatcccctctcctcgtgcaccaggaaacaaagagggaagaaaaagtctcttgcctcttcggcaggtccagacttttccccggactccctcccggccagccgcggcgcattaacgccctgcaggctgtgttcacgccgcctctcccggcgctccgacagaagccggagcctcagctcccagccccacccgccccggcaggcgagcagacaagcctctcggctggtgagtgccggtcggccctgatcctctgcgctggaatctctccgctttgccccccgcacccctgttgctgtgctctgctccgcggctcccaagctcccctaCTCCGCCACCtgaagtctccgcccgcgaaggggcttcctagtgtgtagacacttttcctccttcacagctctctcccgctggtacagaacccgtccctatccttttgtctctgtttatttttttcttttgccctaaccaggtacgtggggggttccttgccttttgggaggtctgaggtcttctgccagcgttcagtaggtgctccgtaggagttgttccacatgtagatgtatcggcaggcggattcttaaccaccgtgccaccaggtaagtcccaccccatattttaaaataggagTATACTATATCTTCCATTTTTACTGaaccatgtatctttttttttgaaccatgtattttttaaaacattttattaaagtatagttaatttacaatgttgtgttagcttctggtgtacagcaaagtgatttccGTTGTacctatatttttcatattcttttccattatggtttatcacaggatattgaatatagttccctgtgctatacaataggactttgttgtttatccattctgtatataatagtttgcatctgctaatcccaaactcccaatccattctcccccacccccttcctccttggcaaccacaagtctgttctctatgtctgtgaatctgtttcgtagataagttcatttgtgtcatattttaaattccaatataagtgatatcaaatggtatttgtttttttgtgacttaacttcatttagtatgataatctctgggtccatccatgttgctgcaaatggtacgatctcattcttttttatggctgggtagtattctattatatatatataccacaccttctttacccattcatttcttgatggacatttaggtcgtttccacgtcttggctatcgtacatagtgctgctgtgaacacaggggtacatgtatctttttgaattagtttgctccagatacatgcccaggaatgggactgctggatcatacggcaactctatttttagttttttgaggaaccgccatactgttctccatagtgactgcaccactttactttcccaccaagagtataggagggttcccttttctccacaccctctccagcatttatttgtaggctttttaattacggccgttctgactggtgtgaggtggtacctcagtgtagttttgatgtgcatttctctagtaattaccaatgctgagcatcttttcatgtgcctgttgccatGCCAATAAACTTTATGACCCTTGTCAAactaatagaagaaaaaatggtgtttccttttaattttgtattttttattaataaggtTGAATAGATTTTAATCTGTTAAAAGCCATTTTCATATTGTCCTTTGCCTCCTACTTTTCTTATTTAAGAGCTCTAGTATTTAGGAAATTCACTTTTGCAATGAGAAATTACAAATATTctatttatcttaatttttaccTTTGGCATTTTGCCAAGCAATACTTTTATGTAGTTATATTAATCtttaaacacttttctttttgtgCTTGACGATTGTTTGGGGCATCTGAActtcaagttttttgtttttgtttttattgtggtagaaATACACAATTACCATCtggaccatttttaagtgtacagttcagaggtattaagtacattcatgttgttgtgcaaccatcaccaccaccgtcCATCCCCATAACACTTCCTCTTTAAAACTGaaactatacccattaaacactaactctggGAGGcgggatcaagatggtggagtaggaccCTGGGCTCgcctccccccacaaacacatcaaaactacaatcacaTAGAGTTCTCGTTGAGCCATCTGAAGACTAGCAGTGTGGCTCTcctacaaccaaggctgtaaaaaAAGAACCACACAGAGTCTGACAGGGAGAAGTGATGTAGTCCAGGCCTGCACCCATAGCGGGTGACCCAGAAGAGGGGACGTCACAGGGCAGGCTCAGGGATCCGCCCTG
This genomic stretch from Globicephala melas chromosome 15, mGloMel1.2, whole genome shotgun sequence harbors:
- the CDR2 gene encoding cerebellar degeneration-related protein 2 isoform X1, whose amino-acid sequence is MSRGTTTRTSSKYLTKQVELLRQMNEQHAKVYEQLDVTARELEETNQKLVADSRASQQKILSLTETIECLQANIDHLQSQVEELKSSGQGRSRGKHDREKSAPSFSSLKELYDLRQHFVYDHVFAEKITALQQSPDEEENEHLKKTVTMLQAQLSLERQKRATVEEEYGLVLKENSELEQQLGAAEAYRTRVLELQADVAEMRQMLQSERPFVNGVEKLVPDSLFVPVKEPSQSLLEEMLLTMPEAHRKPLKRSSSETVLSSLAGGDIVKGHEETCIRRAKAVKQRGISLLHEVDMQYSTLKVKYEELLRKCQQEEDSLAHKAVQTSRAKDPAAVNAQPEPGTLGWEPASVTPEPISCPTTSTPPEYKVLFKEIFSCIKKTKQEIDEQRTKYRSLSSHS
- the CDR2 gene encoding cerebellar degeneration-related protein 2 isoform X2 is translated as MLAENLVEEFEMKEDEPWYDHQDLQQDLQLAAELGKTLLDRNTELEDSLQQMYTTNQEQFQEIEYLTKQVELLRQMNEQHAKVYEQLDVTARELEETNQKLVADSRASQQKILSLTETIECLQANIDHLQSQVEELKSSGQGRSRGKHDREKSAPSFSSLKELYDLRQHFVYDHVFAEKITALQQSPDEEENEHLKKTVTMLQAQLSLERQKRATVEEEYGLVLKENSELEQQLGAAEAYRTRVLELQADVAEMRQMLQSERPFVNGVEKLVPDSLFVPVKEPSQSLLEEMLLTMPEAHRKPLKRSSSETVLSSLAGGDIVKGHEETCIRRAKAVKQRGISLLHEVDMQYSTLKVKYEELLRKCQQEEDSLAHKAVQTSRAKDPAAVNAQPEPGTLGWEPASVTPEPISCPTTSTPPEYKVLFKEIFSCIKKTKQEIDEQRTKYRSLSSHS